The Bacillus sp. F19 DNA segment AGTTCAAATAAGCCCTGCCCTTTATCCTGCTGCTCAGTCTTTTCAACAAACTCTTCAATAGAATATCGATTCATTTGATTTCTCCTTCTTTCTTTTGAAGCATAAACAGCCATAAAAATGAAAGGGACTGTTTTAATTCTGATGATAGGACGCGGGTCATCTCTTCCGTTACTCCTCGTTTGTAAACTCCCTGACTTCCCGCCAGTTCCCATCCGTTATCAATGGCCAATTTTTCGAATTCCCAAGGCATCATGGTGTTGCAGATGACAGGCTTCCCATAAAGTCTGTCAAAACTGTTCGTACGCGGATGGGCTGTGGGTCCAAGAATAGCAATGCACAAATAGCCATCCGTTTTGACGACACGCTTCAATTCGTTTAATGCAGCTAATGGATTCTCCGTCCACTCTATACAATTAATCGTAAGCAGGGCATCTGCTTTGTCATCCTCAAAAGGCAGCTCCATCATATTCGCTTGAATAAATGTAAGCTTTCCCTCTTCTTCATGCTTTTTAGCGAGCTTAATCATTTCAGGAGAAAGATCTACTCCTGTAACCTTCAGCCCCTCTTTCATCAAAAGAAAAGACCCATACCCGTCTCCGCAGCCAATATCAATCACTTCAGCTTCCGGTTTCACATACTTCGTAAAAAAAGACACAATGGAGCTTCTGCTTCCCGAGTCCCACATCTCCTTGCTTCCTTTATTCCAGAATGCAGCACGCTCATCCCACTTCTTTTCAGCTTCTTTTTCCCAATTATATGTATTCTTCATTTTTCAATCAGCTCCATATTTTATCATCTTCTACTATTTCTAGAAAATCAGCGGAAATCCTTTTCTGAGGAATAATTGATATAAATGGTTGAACACTATGAAAGAAAGGAGTGCTGAAGATGGAAAAAGAATCTTTTGTTGCTGCACAGAAAAATGGAGACGGAGATCTCGTCTCATTCAAAACATCAGCAGGAAGAACACTCTCCTATCAAGAAGCACTGATGGAAATCGACAAAGGTGCGATTGAGGGTGTAAATACCTTTAAAGGAAAAGACGGAGAGATGTATATACGGAGCAACCCGGATCACAATAAAGCAAATAACCTTGATTCATTACCACCATTTTAGGAGGTCATCATTATGACAAAGAAATTTAATAAAGGCAGCGAAAATGGCAACTCCCCTAGAAAGGGACACTTTCAGGAAGAATTCGGCCAAGAAATCATATCTGGTGATAACAGCAAAGGAAACAAACGGAATAAAGATCAAAAATCAAAGACTTCAGAGAAGTAAATTTCCTAGCCGGCTGCATGAGCAGCTGGTTTTTTTGAAAAAGGCAGAATGTTGCTGTTGATCCCTGCCTCTTGTAATTTGACCACTCAATTTGGTTTTGATCGTTCAACTCAATTTCTGATCGTTAACTATGTTTTGTGACATCTCATAAACTGTTTCTTCCCGTTCGAATCGTTTTGTGACCATTCATCCAATTCTAACTGCCCAAATAGGATGGTCCATTTTTTTCTACAGTGAGGCGCTTCTACTCCAAACAAAAAAACTGCAGATACAGCCTGCAATTTTTTAGTCTTCCTTATCAAATTCGGCTTTTTCATCATTTCTGCCTCTGTCAATTGTAATAGCGGCTGTTTCATTATTCATATACAGCGGTATTTGCATCTTGTCGCCGTTGTCATAAAAGGCTTCATTGATTTTTTCGTTCGCCCTCGACGTTTCTTCACTGCCTAGATAAGATGATTTATCCTTTTTCCAGTTCATTAGCTCGCCTCCATTCATATTTATCATCCCCCATGAAATAAAAAAATCTCCCTGTTCAAGGAGATTTTCGGCAAGTCTTAAGCGCCTAATTGTTCTGCTATGATCACACGCTCTACAGCCTCAATGGCGTCTTTTTCATCGCTGCCTTCTGCTGATACCACAATTGTTGTGCCTTTTGATATGCCAAGAGACATAACGCCCATGATTGATTTTAAGTTTACTTTACGGCCGTTTGCTTCTAAATTCACATCAGCTATGAATGAGTTGACTGCATTTACTAATGAAGTTGCCGGACGTGCATGGATTCCAGATTCACTTGTAATTTCAAATGTTTTTTGTACCATTTCTTACTTCCCCTCTCAAATTGTTAACATACAATATTATAATCGTTTTACGATAAAAGAAAACTGTTTTTTGGAATTACGCAAGCTTTATGATTTCATCGTGCAGAATGTAGCTGTGAAGATAAATAGTGCATGTTTCTGTGCTCTTTTTTTCAATAATAATTATATTTTGGAGCGGATCTTTAATCAGAATGAGCTGTTCGCGCTCAAAATCCAGCAAGGACTCAAGTGCCTCAAGCTGACGGCATGCTAGCAGAAAACGCTCGTCACTCATTTTACGGTCCTTTTTAAAAATAACCTGCTTATTCCCAATGCTTGTTTTGTACACGTTTTCCACATCCCTTTACAAGTTATTCCACCTCATATTTAAAATATCTGAAATTTCAATAAAAAGCTATAGGTAACTTGACGACAAATTTTCAATAGTGTATATTAAAATCATCATTTAGCTAATAGTTAGTGAATTATTGTTTTAACAAACAATGGTTGCGCATACATATTCGCTGCATGATAAATATTTCCAGGTAGCAACACCTTGTGCTACAGTATTAGGAGGATAAAGTACTATGCAAAACGGTAAAGTAAAATGGTTCAACAACGAAAAAGGTTTCGGTTTTATCGAAGTTGAAGGCGGAGACGATGTATTTGTACATTTCTCAGCTATCGAGGGAGACGGCTACAAGTCTTTAGAAGAAGGCCAGGAAGTTTCTTTTGAAATCGTTGAAGGAAACCGTGGACCACAAGCTGCTAACGTTGTGAAATTATAATTACAAACGTACATTATATTTGATCATATACGATGCAAGAAAGAGGCTGAGTTATCTCAGCCTCTTTCTTTCGTGAAATCCTGGCTGATCATTAAGTATTCCACTGCCTTTATATTCTGTTTAAGCTTTTTTTCGATTCTGTTTACTTCAAACTGATTAAAAACATCTCCGTTCTTCGCCATAAACAGCAGCATGTCCAAATCTCCATATATCTCATAAAATGCATTTTTAACATCTTCATTTATGCTGACCCTGCTTCTCATGAAATGCTCTCTCCCTCCTTCCCCAACCGTCCATCTAGTCTAAAAGATTCAATTTTAATTTATATTCTACACAATTCTGTTATAAGGAACGAAAATCCTTCTTTTTAACGAATAATTTTTTATTCTGAAAATTCATTTTGTTCCTTTAGACTCATTTTTCTGATGTATATTTTAAGAAAGATGTCGAACGATAAGTAAGTGGAGGTGACTAACATGGACCAGATTAATCATACAGGCCTTATCAGCGGCTTCAATAATCTAAAACAATTAGAAATGGCTGTAGCAGCAGCACAAAAAATGACAGGATCTGCAACGATGAGCATGGATCCTGAGGCGATTCAAAACGCAGAAAAAGCACTTCAGGATGCAAAAGCTATCTATCAGACTGCAGGGGATACAGGAGTTGACCAGGACTTTCTCAGCAATCAGAATGAACTTCTTCTGCAATGCGAGCACCAGCTAAACGAGGCAAAACAATAGTAAGCATATAAAAAATCCGCTGAATTTAGATGTCAGCGGATTTTTATGTCAGCTTCTTGCCGTATTCTTTTATTTTTTGACCGACCGTGCATTCTTCAATACAGAAAGAATGAGCAACCTTTTTCCCATATTCCTTGCGAAAAAGCTTCTTCAATAAGCAATCCGTACAATAGGCATCGAGCAGCTGGTCGATTTCGCAAACAACTTGTTTTTTCTCCAATTCATTCATCTCCATCAATCGCTGTCAAGCTTCCATTCACTTGCAATAGTCATTCCTTTTAATCCTTGTCCTGCAAGCTTATCCGCTTCTTCATTTTCTTTTCGAGCAATTGGCATGCATATTGGACGCACTTTCATTTTTTTCAGGGCTGCTTCAATTTTATCAAGCCAGCGGGTGTAAGCTTCTTCATAGACGGGCCACTCTCCGGACAGCTGGTTGAGCACAACTTGCGAATCTCCTTTAAAAGTTACGTCCTGATAACGTACGCCGAGCTCATCAAGTTTTTGCACCATAAAGTAAACAGCCATGTATTCTGCTTCGTTATTGGATTCTGCACCATCTGCTTTTGCACTGAATCTCATTCTTGCTCTTTTTTCGTTTATTGAATAGTAGATCACAGCGCCAAGACCTGCTTCTTTTGTTTGTTTATTGTAGTTGCCGTCAAAATAAGCTTCAACGTCGACAGGCTCATGCGCGACTTCCAATTTTAATTTCTTTAATTCTTTAAGTGACCATGCCGTGCCGCGTGTATCAATAAATTCTATTGATTTCACCCTGCCGGTTTTTTCGAGATCATCACCAATCAAAATGGCTGAATCAAGGTCTGTTTCGTTATCAGATGTAAAAAGCAAGTTCTTTTTTTTCGGGCTGATGTACATCCAGTGTATTAGATATTTCACCTGTTCCACTCCTAATTCGGCTGAGCTATATATTCAATAGTTTTGCTCATACCATCAAATGTATTCACTGTGCTATAATCATATTCGATAATTAACCAAGGCGCTTGCTGTGTTATCAAAAAAAAGCCTAAACGAAAGGAGCTTGACTAAATATATAAACAAGGAAACAGACTGTCTTATGGCTGGTTTTGCGTTAATCAATTTTATCATTGTTCTTTTGTTTTATAAACTATCCGGCACAAGCGGATTGTTTGTCTGTATGTTATCAATGGTTGTTTTAAATGTGCAGGTGGTTATAACATTGAGATTTTTGGAAAGACCGCAACGATGGGGAGTATCATGATATGGGATTAGCTGAAAAAGTGAAGCCCAATGAATAAGGAGTTGAAGACATAGATGATCGAAGTTTATGTAGATGGTGCAAGTGCAGGAGATCCTGGGCCTTCAGGAGCAGGCATTTTCATTAAAGGTCACGGCAAAGGGGAACAAATCTCAGTCCCGCTTGGCATCATGACGAATCATGAAGCAGAATACCATGCTCTTATAAAAAGCCTGGAAATTTGTCTTGAGAAAGGATTTACGATTATTTCAGTCAGAACGGATTCACAGCTTGTAGAACGTGCTGTTGAAAAAGAATATGTAAAAAATCCAGCTTTCATCCCGCTGCTCGAAAAGGTTCTTTGCTTAAAAAATAGATTTGAGCTGTTTTTTATTAAATGGATTCCGAGTAAACAAAACAGTGTAGCGGATCAGCTATCACGAACTGCCATTCGGCTGAATGGAGATACATAATGATGAAGCTGAAAAAATCTTCAGTTGCCGATCTCAGCCTCCTGTTCGTTGCTTTTATATGGGGATCTACTTTTGTGATTGTCCAAAAAGCCATTCACTTTATGCCGCCCCACTTTTTTAATGGCGTTCGTTTTTTTGCTGCAGCCATTATACTGACTATGATTAGTTTAAGAGTAACCCGCTTTCGACTTTCAAAAGACACATTGCTTGCCGGAATATCGCTTGGCGTCTTGTTATTTTTAGGTTACGCCTTTCAGACTGTCGGATTGTTATATACAACCTCTTCAAAAACTGGATTTATTACTGGTTTAAGTGTGATGATCGTTCCCCTCTTGTCCATCTGGCTCCTTAAGGAACGCGCCAGAAAAACAGTTTATTTTGCAGCAGGCCTTGGAACAGCAGGCTTGTACCTTTTAACCCTGAGTGATTTCTCTTCACTAAATATAGGAGATTTGCTTGTTCTCTTCTGCGCCGTTGCGTTTGCTTTGCATATTATCTTTACAGGGAGGTTTTCCAGCAGTCATGATGCTTGGATGCTGACGATCGTTCAGCTTGCAACGGTTTCTATCCTGAGTTTTCTAGCATCCGTGGTATTTGAAGCTGCAAATATGAAAGAGAATTTCGGCAGCATGTTTACATTTGAAGTTCTGTTTGCCCTTATCATTACCGCGCTATTTGCAACTGCATTCGCCTTTTTCGTTCAAACAAAGCTTCAGCAGTACACAACAGCATCAAGAGTTGCTCTCATTTATGCCACAGAGCCAGTGTTCGCTGCATTAACCGCTTTTATTTTCATAGGAGAGCGGCTGACAGTATACGGCATAATCGGCTCTCTGCTTATTTTGGCAGCCATGCTTACAGCTGAATGGAAGCAAAATAGCACAGAAGAATCTCTTACCATATAAAAATCCCGGGATCCCCGAGATTTTTTTACAATTATAAAATTTTGTGTTTTGATGGCAAGCGAAAGCGCCTAACTCCTTCGTCAGAACGGCTCTCCAAAAAAGCCAAACCCGGACTTTTCCGTCGGAGCCTTATCTGACATGCCCGCGCTGACAAAGGCGCTTCCGCTTTTCTAATTAGATCAAATTCAGTTTTTGTGCCACAAGAACTGCCTGTGTGCGGTTTTTTGCCTTTTCTTTTGTCAGCCTTTCAAGAAGGGAGACAAAAAATGAGCCGTCAAATTCCTTCTGTGCTTTTAATGTCAGCTCAATCGCAGCAATGACCAGCTCGTCCTCGGCACCTGTGTAATGTTTGCCGAACTCGATAAAGCCAAGAGCATCTTCCTTAAGCTGAAATCCTTTATCTTTTAAATGCAGCAAATAATCTGTAACCGACTGTTTCGTATGTAGCAAGCAGACCCCGCCTTAGGTGTAAAGTTTCATCCATCCTAATTTTAGCTGATGGATAAAAAAATTTCTATACCATTTCGCCCTAGTAATAACCTATTTCATGAATTTCATCTGATTGAAAAGTGATAACGAGCGGATCTTTATTTTGCGCTTCTTTGACCATTGCTTTTGCAACTGTTTTTGCATGGATCGGTTTCATTAATTTTAATTTTCCAACAAAAAGAAATCCAAGACTTTTAGCCATCCATACACCTAT contains these protein-coding regions:
- a CDS encoding class I SAM-dependent methyltransferase — encoded protein: MKNTYNWEKEAEKKWDERAAFWNKGSKEMWDSGSRSSIVSFFTKYVKPEAEVIDIGCGDGYGSFLLMKEGLKVTGVDLSPEMIKLAKKHEEEGKLTFIQANMMELPFEDDKADALLTINCIEWTENPLAALNELKRVVKTDGYLCIAILGPTAHPRTNSFDRLYGKPVICNTMMPWEFEKLAIDNGWELAGSQGVYKRGVTEEMTRVLSSELKQSLSFLWLFMLQKKEGEIK
- a CDS encoding DUF3892 domain-containing protein — encoded protein: MEKESFVAAQKNGDGDLVSFKTSAGRTLSYQEALMEIDKGAIEGVNTFKGKDGEMYIRSNPDHNKANNLDSLPPF
- a CDS encoding phosphocarrier protein HPr; its protein translation is MVQKTFEITSESGIHARPATSLVNAVNSFIADVNLEANGRKVNLKSIMGVMSLGISKGTTIVVSAEGSDEKDAIEAVERVIIAEQLGA
- the cspD gene encoding cold-shock protein CspD, producing the protein MQNGKVKWFNNEKGFGFIEVEGGDDVFVHFSAIEGDGYKSLEEGQEVSFEIVEGNRGPQAANVVKL
- a CDS encoding DUF2564 family protein, coding for MDQINHTGLISGFNNLKQLEMAVAAAQKMTGSATMSMDPEAIQNAEKALQDAKAIYQTAGDTGVDQDFLSNQNELLLQCEHQLNEAKQ
- a CDS encoding zinc-finger domain-containing protein codes for the protein MEKKQVVCEIDQLLDAYCTDCLLKKLFRKEYGKKVAHSFCIEECTVGQKIKEYGKKLT
- a CDS encoding reverse transcriptase-like protein; amino-acid sequence: MKYLIHWMYISPKKKNLLFTSDNETDLDSAILIGDDLEKTGRVKSIEFIDTRGTAWSLKELKKLKLEVAHEPVDVEAYFDGNYNKQTKEAGLGAVIYYSINEKRARMRFSAKADGAESNNEAEYMAVYFMVQKLDELGVRYQDVTFKGDSQVVLNQLSGEWPVYEEAYTRWLDKIEAALKKMKVRPICMPIARKENEEADKLAGQGLKGMTIASEWKLDSD
- a CDS encoding reverse transcriptase-like protein, producing MIEVYVDGASAGDPGPSGAGIFIKGHGKGEQISVPLGIMTNHEAEYHALIKSLEICLEKGFTIISVRTDSQLVERAVEKEYVKNPAFIPLLEKVLCLKNRFELFFIKWIPSKQNSVADQLSRTAIRLNGDT
- a CDS encoding DMT family transporter; amino-acid sequence: MKLKKSSVADLSLLFVAFIWGSTFVIVQKAIHFMPPHFFNGVRFFAAAIILTMISLRVTRFRLSKDTLLAGISLGVLLFLGYAFQTVGLLYTTSSKTGFITGLSVMIVPLLSIWLLKERARKTVYFAAGLGTAGLYLLTLSDFSSLNIGDLLVLFCAVAFALHIIFTGRFSSSHDAWMLTIVQLATVSILSFLASVVFEAANMKENFGSMFTFEVLFALIITALFATAFAFFVQTKLQQYTTASRVALIYATEPVFAALTAFIFIGERLTVYGIIGSLLILAAMLTAEWKQNSTEESLTI
- a CDS encoding DUF6123 family protein, giving the protein MLHTKQSVTDYLLHLKDKGFQLKEDALGFIEFGKHYTGAEDELVIAAIELTLKAQKEFDGSFFVSLLERLTKEKAKNRTQAVLVAQKLNLI